Proteins encoded together in one Falco peregrinus isolate bFalPer1 chromosome 2, bFalPer1.pri, whole genome shotgun sequence window:
- the MBTD1 gene encoding MBT domain-containing protein 1 isoform X4, producing the protein MENTKDLTEHTSRAERKRRDSFGMFDGYDSCSEDTSSSSSSDESEEEVAPLPSSLPIIKNNGQVYTYPDGKSGMATCEMCGMVGVRDAFYSKTKRFCSVSCSRSYSSNSKKASILARLQVAGKPPTKKAKVLQKQPLVAKLAAYAQYQATLQNQAKTKAAVPVEGFSWGNYINSNSFTAAPVTCFKHAPMGTCWGDISEGVRVEVPNTDCSLPTKVFWIAGIVKLAGYNALLRYEGFENDSSLDFWCNVCGSDIHPVGWCATSGKPLVPPRTIQHKYTNWKAFLVKRLTGAKTLPPDFSQKVSESMQYPFKTSMRVEVVDKTHLCRTRVAVVESVIGGRLRLVYEESEDKTDDFWCHMYSPLIHHIGWSRSIGHRFKRSDITKKQDGHFDAPPHLFMKVKEVDAAGEWFKEGMKLEAIDPLNLSAICVATIRKVLADGYLMIGIDGSEAADGSDWFCYHATSPSIFPVGFCEINMIELTPPRGYTKLPFKWFDYLRETDSIAAPVKLFNKEVPNHGFHVGMKLEAVDLMEPRLVCVATVTRIIHRLLRIHFDGWEDEYDQWVDCESPDLYPVGWCQLTGYQLQPPAPQSSRDSQSSSSKQKKKAKSQQYKGHKKMTSLQLKEELLDGEEYSFLQGASDQESNGSASYYIKQEP; encoded by the exons acagAACATACTTCAcgagcagaaaggaaaagacgCGATTCATTCGGGATGTTTGACGGTTATGATAGTTGTAGTGAggacaccagcagcagctccagttcAGATGAGAGTGAAGAGGAAGTTGCTCCTTTGCCGTCCAGTCTCCCAATTATAAAGAACAATGGACAGGTCTATACTTACCCAGATGGCAAATCTGGCATGG CTACATGCGAGATGTGTGGAATGGTTGGTGTCCGTGACGCTTTTTACTCTAAAACAAAACGCTTCTGCAGTGTGTCATGCTCTAGAAGCTATTCGTCAAACTCCAAGAAGGCCAGCATTCTGGCCAGACTTCAGGTAGCG ggTAAACCTCCAACAAAGAAGGCTAAAGTTCTACAAAAACAACCTTTAGTGGCTAAATTAGCAGCATATGCTCAGTACCAAGCAACTTTACAAAACCAGGCAAAGACTAAAGCAG CTGTCCCTGTGGaaggtttcagctggggtaacTACATCAATAGCAATAGCTTCACAGCAGCTCCCGTTACCTGTTTTAAACAC GCACCTATGGGGACATGCTGGGGTGATATCTCAGAAGGAGTGCGAGTGGAGGTTCCAAACACTGACTGCAGCCTACCTACCAAAGTCTTCTGGATAGCTGGAATTGTAAAATTAGCag GCTACAATGCTCTGCTAAGATACGAAGGCTTTGAAAATGATTCAAGTCTTGACTTCTGGTGCAACGTTTGTGGGTCTGACATCCACCCAGTTGGTTGGTGTGCAACCAGTGGGAAGCCCCTAGTCCCTCCTCGAA CCATCCAACACAAATACACAAACTGGAAAGCTTTTCTAGTGAAACGACTTACTGGTGCCAAAACACTTCCTCCTGACTTTTCTCAGAAG GTGTCTGAGAGTATGCAGTATCCATTCAAAACTTCCATGAGAGTAGAAGTTGTTGACAAAACGCACCTTTGTCGAACAAGGGTAGCGGTTGTAGAAAGTGTCATTGGGGGACGGTTAAGACTGGTGTATGAAGAAAGCGAAGACAAAACTGATGACTTCTGGTGCCATATGTACAGTCCACTCATTCATCATATTGGTTGGTCTCGAAGTATAGGACACAGATTCAAAAGATCTG ATATTACAAAGAAACAGGACGGGCATTTTGATGCACCACCACACTTATTTATGAAG GTAAAAGAGGTTGATGCAGCTGGAGAATGGTTTAAAGAAGGCATGAAATTGGAAGCTATAGACCCCTTAAACCTTTCGGCAATATGTGTGGCAACTATTAGAAAg gTGTTAGCAGATGGCTATCTTATGATTGGGATTGATGGCTCAGAAGCAGCAGATGGGTCTGATTGGTTTTGTTACCATGCCACTTCCCCTTCTATTTTCCCTGTTGGTTTCTGTGAAATTAACATGATTGAACTAACTCCACCCAGAG GTTATACAAAACTCCCTTTTAAATGGTTTGACTACCTCAGGGAAACTGACTCAATAGCAGCACCTGTAAAGCTCTTCAACAAg gAAGTTCCAAACCATGGGTTTCATGTTGGAATGAAACTGGAGGCTGTTGATCTGATGGAACCTCGGCTGGTATGTGTGGCCACAGTAACTCGCATTATCCATCGTCTTTTGAGGATACACTTTGATGGGTGGGAAGATGAATATGATCAGTGGGTGGATTGCGAGTCCCCAGACCTCTATCCGGTGGGATGGTGTCAGCTAACTGGATATCAACTACAGCCTCCAGCGCCACAAT CATCAAGAGATAGCCAGTCAAGTTCatcaaagcaaaagaagaaagctaaATCACAGCAGTACAAAGGACATAAGAAAA tgacTTCATTGCAGCTGAAGGAGGAGTTATTAGATGGAGAAGAGTATAGCTTCCTCCAAGGAGCATCTGATCAGGAAAGCAACGGATCTGCCAGTTACTACATCAAACAAGAACCATGA
- the MBTD1 gene encoding MBT domain-containing protein 1 isoform X6: MFDGYDSCSEDTSSSSSSDESEEEVAPLPSSLPIIKNNGQVYTYPDGKSGMATCEMCGMVGVRDAFYSKTKRFCSVSCSRSYSSNSKKASILARLQVAGKPPTKKAKVLQKQPLVAKLAAYAQYQATLQNQAKTKAAVPVEGFSWGNYINSNSFTAAPVTCFKHAPMGTCWGDISEGVRVEVPNTDCSLPTKVFWIAGIVKLAGYNALLRYEGFENDSSLDFWCNVCGSDIHPVGWCATSGKPLVPPRTIQHKYTNWKAFLVKRLTGAKTLPPDFSQKVSESMQYPFKTSMRVEVVDKTHLCRTRVAVVESVIGGRLRLVYEESEDKTDDFWCHMYSPLIHHIGWSRSIGHRFKRSDITKKQDGHFDAPPHLFMKVKEVDAAGEWFKEGMKLEAIDPLNLSAICVATIRKVLADGYLMIGIDGSEAADGSDWFCYHATSPSIFPVGFCEINMIELTPPRGYTKLPFKWFDYLRETDSIAAPVKLFNKEVPNHGFHVGMKLEAVDLMEPRLVCVATVTRIIHRLLRIHFDGWEDEYDQWVDCESPDLYPVGWCQLTGYQLQPPAPQSSRDSQSSSSKQKKKAKSQQYKGHKKMTSLQLKEELLDGEEYSFLQGASDQESNGSASYYIKQEP, encoded by the exons ATGTTTGACGGTTATGATAGTTGTAGTGAggacaccagcagcagctccagttcAGATGAGAGTGAAGAGGAAGTTGCTCCTTTGCCGTCCAGTCTCCCAATTATAAAGAACAATGGACAGGTCTATACTTACCCAGATGGCAAATCTGGCATGG CTACATGCGAGATGTGTGGAATGGTTGGTGTCCGTGACGCTTTTTACTCTAAAACAAAACGCTTCTGCAGTGTGTCATGCTCTAGAAGCTATTCGTCAAACTCCAAGAAGGCCAGCATTCTGGCCAGACTTCAGGTAGCG ggTAAACCTCCAACAAAGAAGGCTAAAGTTCTACAAAAACAACCTTTAGTGGCTAAATTAGCAGCATATGCTCAGTACCAAGCAACTTTACAAAACCAGGCAAAGACTAAAGCAG CTGTCCCTGTGGaaggtttcagctggggtaacTACATCAATAGCAATAGCTTCACAGCAGCTCCCGTTACCTGTTTTAAACAC GCACCTATGGGGACATGCTGGGGTGATATCTCAGAAGGAGTGCGAGTGGAGGTTCCAAACACTGACTGCAGCCTACCTACCAAAGTCTTCTGGATAGCTGGAATTGTAAAATTAGCag GCTACAATGCTCTGCTAAGATACGAAGGCTTTGAAAATGATTCAAGTCTTGACTTCTGGTGCAACGTTTGTGGGTCTGACATCCACCCAGTTGGTTGGTGTGCAACCAGTGGGAAGCCCCTAGTCCCTCCTCGAA CCATCCAACACAAATACACAAACTGGAAAGCTTTTCTAGTGAAACGACTTACTGGTGCCAAAACACTTCCTCCTGACTTTTCTCAGAAG GTGTCTGAGAGTATGCAGTATCCATTCAAAACTTCCATGAGAGTAGAAGTTGTTGACAAAACGCACCTTTGTCGAACAAGGGTAGCGGTTGTAGAAAGTGTCATTGGGGGACGGTTAAGACTGGTGTATGAAGAAAGCGAAGACAAAACTGATGACTTCTGGTGCCATATGTACAGTCCACTCATTCATCATATTGGTTGGTCTCGAAGTATAGGACACAGATTCAAAAGATCTG ATATTACAAAGAAACAGGACGGGCATTTTGATGCACCACCACACTTATTTATGAAG GTAAAAGAGGTTGATGCAGCTGGAGAATGGTTTAAAGAAGGCATGAAATTGGAAGCTATAGACCCCTTAAACCTTTCGGCAATATGTGTGGCAACTATTAGAAAg gTGTTAGCAGATGGCTATCTTATGATTGGGATTGATGGCTCAGAAGCAGCAGATGGGTCTGATTGGTTTTGTTACCATGCCACTTCCCCTTCTATTTTCCCTGTTGGTTTCTGTGAAATTAACATGATTGAACTAACTCCACCCAGAG GTTATACAAAACTCCCTTTTAAATGGTTTGACTACCTCAGGGAAACTGACTCAATAGCAGCACCTGTAAAGCTCTTCAACAAg gAAGTTCCAAACCATGGGTTTCATGTTGGAATGAAACTGGAGGCTGTTGATCTGATGGAACCTCGGCTGGTATGTGTGGCCACAGTAACTCGCATTATCCATCGTCTTTTGAGGATACACTTTGATGGGTGGGAAGATGAATATGATCAGTGGGTGGATTGCGAGTCCCCAGACCTCTATCCGGTGGGATGGTGTCAGCTAACTGGATATCAACTACAGCCTCCAGCGCCACAAT CATCAAGAGATAGCCAGTCAAGTTCatcaaagcaaaagaagaaagctaaATCACAGCAGTACAAAGGACATAAGAAAA tgacTTCATTGCAGCTGAAGGAGGAGTTATTAGATGGAGAAGAGTATAGCTTCCTCCAAGGAGCATCTGATCAGGAAAGCAACGGATCTGCCAGTTACTACATCAAACAAGAACCATGA
- the MBTD1 gene encoding MBT domain-containing protein 1 isoform X1 — MENTKDLAFDTFCKLLLHTFISQTEHTSRAERKRRDSFGMFDGYDSCSEDTSSSSSSDESEEEVAPLPSSLPIIKNNGQVYTYPDGKSGMATCEMCGMVGVRDAFYSKTKRFCSVSCSRSYSSNSKKASILARLQVAGKPPTKKAKVLQKQPLVAKLAAYAQYQATLQNQAKTKAAVPVEGFSWGNYINSNSFTAAPVTCFKHAPMGTCWGDISEGVRVEVPNTDCSLPTKVFWIAGIVKLAGYNALLRYEGFENDSSLDFWCNVCGSDIHPVGWCATSGKPLVPPRTIQHKYTNWKAFLVKRLTGAKTLPPDFSQKVSESMQYPFKTSMRVEVVDKTHLCRTRVAVVESVIGGRLRLVYEESEDKTDDFWCHMYSPLIHHIGWSRSIGHRFKRSDITKKQDGHFDAPPHLFMKVKEVDAAGEWFKEGMKLEAIDPLNLSAICVATIRKVLADGYLMIGIDGSEAADGSDWFCYHATSPSIFPVGFCEINMIELTPPRGYTKLPFKWFDYLRETDSIAAPVKLFNKEVPNHGFHVGMKLEAVDLMEPRLVCVATVTRIIHRLLRIHFDGWEDEYDQWVDCESPDLYPVGWCQLTGYQLQPPAPQSSRDSQSSSSKQKKKAKSQQYKGHKKMTSLQLKEELLDGEEYSFLQGASDQESNGSASYYIKQEP, encoded by the exons acagAACATACTTCAcgagcagaaaggaaaagacgCGATTCATTCGGGATGTTTGACGGTTATGATAGTTGTAGTGAggacaccagcagcagctccagttcAGATGAGAGTGAAGAGGAAGTTGCTCCTTTGCCGTCCAGTCTCCCAATTATAAAGAACAATGGACAGGTCTATACTTACCCAGATGGCAAATCTGGCATGG CTACATGCGAGATGTGTGGAATGGTTGGTGTCCGTGACGCTTTTTACTCTAAAACAAAACGCTTCTGCAGTGTGTCATGCTCTAGAAGCTATTCGTCAAACTCCAAGAAGGCCAGCATTCTGGCCAGACTTCAGGTAGCG ggTAAACCTCCAACAAAGAAGGCTAAAGTTCTACAAAAACAACCTTTAGTGGCTAAATTAGCAGCATATGCTCAGTACCAAGCAACTTTACAAAACCAGGCAAAGACTAAAGCAG CTGTCCCTGTGGaaggtttcagctggggtaacTACATCAATAGCAATAGCTTCACAGCAGCTCCCGTTACCTGTTTTAAACAC GCACCTATGGGGACATGCTGGGGTGATATCTCAGAAGGAGTGCGAGTGGAGGTTCCAAACACTGACTGCAGCCTACCTACCAAAGTCTTCTGGATAGCTGGAATTGTAAAATTAGCag GCTACAATGCTCTGCTAAGATACGAAGGCTTTGAAAATGATTCAAGTCTTGACTTCTGGTGCAACGTTTGTGGGTCTGACATCCACCCAGTTGGTTGGTGTGCAACCAGTGGGAAGCCCCTAGTCCCTCCTCGAA CCATCCAACACAAATACACAAACTGGAAAGCTTTTCTAGTGAAACGACTTACTGGTGCCAAAACACTTCCTCCTGACTTTTCTCAGAAG GTGTCTGAGAGTATGCAGTATCCATTCAAAACTTCCATGAGAGTAGAAGTTGTTGACAAAACGCACCTTTGTCGAACAAGGGTAGCGGTTGTAGAAAGTGTCATTGGGGGACGGTTAAGACTGGTGTATGAAGAAAGCGAAGACAAAACTGATGACTTCTGGTGCCATATGTACAGTCCACTCATTCATCATATTGGTTGGTCTCGAAGTATAGGACACAGATTCAAAAGATCTG ATATTACAAAGAAACAGGACGGGCATTTTGATGCACCACCACACTTATTTATGAAG GTAAAAGAGGTTGATGCAGCTGGAGAATGGTTTAAAGAAGGCATGAAATTGGAAGCTATAGACCCCTTAAACCTTTCGGCAATATGTGTGGCAACTATTAGAAAg gTGTTAGCAGATGGCTATCTTATGATTGGGATTGATGGCTCAGAAGCAGCAGATGGGTCTGATTGGTTTTGTTACCATGCCACTTCCCCTTCTATTTTCCCTGTTGGTTTCTGTGAAATTAACATGATTGAACTAACTCCACCCAGAG GTTATACAAAACTCCCTTTTAAATGGTTTGACTACCTCAGGGAAACTGACTCAATAGCAGCACCTGTAAAGCTCTTCAACAAg gAAGTTCCAAACCATGGGTTTCATGTTGGAATGAAACTGGAGGCTGTTGATCTGATGGAACCTCGGCTGGTATGTGTGGCCACAGTAACTCGCATTATCCATCGTCTTTTGAGGATACACTTTGATGGGTGGGAAGATGAATATGATCAGTGGGTGGATTGCGAGTCCCCAGACCTCTATCCGGTGGGATGGTGTCAGCTAACTGGATATCAACTACAGCCTCCAGCGCCACAAT CATCAAGAGATAGCCAGTCAAGTTCatcaaagcaaaagaagaaagctaaATCACAGCAGTACAAAGGACATAAGAAAA tgacTTCATTGCAGCTGAAGGAGGAGTTATTAGATGGAGAAGAGTATAGCTTCCTCCAAGGAGCATCTGATCAGGAAAGCAACGGATCTGCCAGTTACTACATCAAACAAGAACCATGA
- the MBTD1 gene encoding MBT domain-containing protein 1 isoform X5 yields the protein MENTKDLTEHTSRAERKRRDSFGMFDGYDSCSEDTSSSSSSDESEEEVAPLPSSLPIIKNNGQVYTYPDGKSGMATCEMCGMVGVRDAFYSKTKRFCSVSCSRSYSSNSKKASILARLQGKPPTKKAKVLQKQPLVAKLAAYAQYQATLQNQAKTKAAVPVEGFSWGNYINSNSFTAAPVTCFKHAPMGTCWGDISEGVRVEVPNTDCSLPTKVFWIAGIVKLAGYNALLRYEGFENDSSLDFWCNVCGSDIHPVGWCATSGKPLVPPRTIQHKYTNWKAFLVKRLTGAKTLPPDFSQKVSESMQYPFKTSMRVEVVDKTHLCRTRVAVVESVIGGRLRLVYEESEDKTDDFWCHMYSPLIHHIGWSRSIGHRFKRSDITKKQDGHFDAPPHLFMKVKEVDAAGEWFKEGMKLEAIDPLNLSAICVATIRKVLADGYLMIGIDGSEAADGSDWFCYHATSPSIFPVGFCEINMIELTPPRGYTKLPFKWFDYLRETDSIAAPVKLFNKEVPNHGFHVGMKLEAVDLMEPRLVCVATVTRIIHRLLRIHFDGWEDEYDQWVDCESPDLYPVGWCQLTGYQLQPPAPQSSRDSQSSSSKQKKKAKSQQYKGHKKMTSLQLKEELLDGEEYSFLQGASDQESNGSASYYIKQEP from the exons acagAACATACTTCAcgagcagaaaggaaaagacgCGATTCATTCGGGATGTTTGACGGTTATGATAGTTGTAGTGAggacaccagcagcagctccagttcAGATGAGAGTGAAGAGGAAGTTGCTCCTTTGCCGTCCAGTCTCCCAATTATAAAGAACAATGGACAGGTCTATACTTACCCAGATGGCAAATCTGGCATGG CTACATGCGAGATGTGTGGAATGGTTGGTGTCCGTGACGCTTTTTACTCTAAAACAAAACGCTTCTGCAGTGTGTCATGCTCTAGAAGCTATTCGTCAAACTCCAAGAAGGCCAGCATTCTGGCCAGACTTCAG ggTAAACCTCCAACAAAGAAGGCTAAAGTTCTACAAAAACAACCTTTAGTGGCTAAATTAGCAGCATATGCTCAGTACCAAGCAACTTTACAAAACCAGGCAAAGACTAAAGCAG CTGTCCCTGTGGaaggtttcagctggggtaacTACATCAATAGCAATAGCTTCACAGCAGCTCCCGTTACCTGTTTTAAACAC GCACCTATGGGGACATGCTGGGGTGATATCTCAGAAGGAGTGCGAGTGGAGGTTCCAAACACTGACTGCAGCCTACCTACCAAAGTCTTCTGGATAGCTGGAATTGTAAAATTAGCag GCTACAATGCTCTGCTAAGATACGAAGGCTTTGAAAATGATTCAAGTCTTGACTTCTGGTGCAACGTTTGTGGGTCTGACATCCACCCAGTTGGTTGGTGTGCAACCAGTGGGAAGCCCCTAGTCCCTCCTCGAA CCATCCAACACAAATACACAAACTGGAAAGCTTTTCTAGTGAAACGACTTACTGGTGCCAAAACACTTCCTCCTGACTTTTCTCAGAAG GTGTCTGAGAGTATGCAGTATCCATTCAAAACTTCCATGAGAGTAGAAGTTGTTGACAAAACGCACCTTTGTCGAACAAGGGTAGCGGTTGTAGAAAGTGTCATTGGGGGACGGTTAAGACTGGTGTATGAAGAAAGCGAAGACAAAACTGATGACTTCTGGTGCCATATGTACAGTCCACTCATTCATCATATTGGTTGGTCTCGAAGTATAGGACACAGATTCAAAAGATCTG ATATTACAAAGAAACAGGACGGGCATTTTGATGCACCACCACACTTATTTATGAAG GTAAAAGAGGTTGATGCAGCTGGAGAATGGTTTAAAGAAGGCATGAAATTGGAAGCTATAGACCCCTTAAACCTTTCGGCAATATGTGTGGCAACTATTAGAAAg gTGTTAGCAGATGGCTATCTTATGATTGGGATTGATGGCTCAGAAGCAGCAGATGGGTCTGATTGGTTTTGTTACCATGCCACTTCCCCTTCTATTTTCCCTGTTGGTTTCTGTGAAATTAACATGATTGAACTAACTCCACCCAGAG GTTATACAAAACTCCCTTTTAAATGGTTTGACTACCTCAGGGAAACTGACTCAATAGCAGCACCTGTAAAGCTCTTCAACAAg gAAGTTCCAAACCATGGGTTTCATGTTGGAATGAAACTGGAGGCTGTTGATCTGATGGAACCTCGGCTGGTATGTGTGGCCACAGTAACTCGCATTATCCATCGTCTTTTGAGGATACACTTTGATGGGTGGGAAGATGAATATGATCAGTGGGTGGATTGCGAGTCCCCAGACCTCTATCCGGTGGGATGGTGTCAGCTAACTGGATATCAACTACAGCCTCCAGCGCCACAAT CATCAAGAGATAGCCAGTCAAGTTCatcaaagcaaaagaagaaagctaaATCACAGCAGTACAAAGGACATAAGAAAA tgacTTCATTGCAGCTGAAGGAGGAGTTATTAGATGGAGAAGAGTATAGCTTCCTCCAAGGAGCATCTGATCAGGAAAGCAACGGATCTGCCAGTTACTACATCAAACAAGAACCATGA
- the MBTD1 gene encoding MBT domain-containing protein 1 isoform X3 produces the protein MENTKDLAFDTFCKLLLHTFISQTEHTSRAERKRRDSFGMFDGYDSCSEDTSSSSSSDESEEEVAPLPSSLPIIKNNGQVYTYPDGKSGMATCEMCGMVGVRDAFYSKTKRFCSVSCSRSYSSNSKKASILARLQGKPPTKKAKVLQKQPLVAKLAAYAQYQATLQNQAKTKAAVPVEGFSWGNYINSNSFTAAPVTCFKHAPMGTCWGDISEGVRVEVPNTDCSLPTKVFWIAGIVKLAGYNALLRYEGFENDSSLDFWCNVCGSDIHPVGWCATSGKPLVPPRTIQHKYTNWKAFLVKRLTGAKTLPPDFSQKVSESMQYPFKTSMRVEVVDKTHLCRTRVAVVESVIGGRLRLVYEESEDKTDDFWCHMYSPLIHHIGWSRSIGHRFKRSDITKKQDGHFDAPPHLFMKVKEVDAAGEWFKEGMKLEAIDPLNLSAICVATIRKVLADGYLMIGIDGSEAADGSDWFCYHATSPSIFPVGFCEINMIELTPPRGYTKLPFKWFDYLRETDSIAAPVKLFNKEVPNHGFHVGMKLEAVDLMEPRLVCVATVTRIIHRLLRIHFDGWEDEYDQWVDCESPDLYPVGWCQLTGYQLQPPAPQSSRDSQSSSSKQKKKAKSQQYKGHKKMTSLQLKEELLDGEEYSFLQGASDQESNGSASYYIKQEP, from the exons acagAACATACTTCAcgagcagaaaggaaaagacgCGATTCATTCGGGATGTTTGACGGTTATGATAGTTGTAGTGAggacaccagcagcagctccagttcAGATGAGAGTGAAGAGGAAGTTGCTCCTTTGCCGTCCAGTCTCCCAATTATAAAGAACAATGGACAGGTCTATACTTACCCAGATGGCAAATCTGGCATGG CTACATGCGAGATGTGTGGAATGGTTGGTGTCCGTGACGCTTTTTACTCTAAAACAAAACGCTTCTGCAGTGTGTCATGCTCTAGAAGCTATTCGTCAAACTCCAAGAAGGCCAGCATTCTGGCCAGACTTCAG ggTAAACCTCCAACAAAGAAGGCTAAAGTTCTACAAAAACAACCTTTAGTGGCTAAATTAGCAGCATATGCTCAGTACCAAGCAACTTTACAAAACCAGGCAAAGACTAAAGCAG CTGTCCCTGTGGaaggtttcagctggggtaacTACATCAATAGCAATAGCTTCACAGCAGCTCCCGTTACCTGTTTTAAACAC GCACCTATGGGGACATGCTGGGGTGATATCTCAGAAGGAGTGCGAGTGGAGGTTCCAAACACTGACTGCAGCCTACCTACCAAAGTCTTCTGGATAGCTGGAATTGTAAAATTAGCag GCTACAATGCTCTGCTAAGATACGAAGGCTTTGAAAATGATTCAAGTCTTGACTTCTGGTGCAACGTTTGTGGGTCTGACATCCACCCAGTTGGTTGGTGTGCAACCAGTGGGAAGCCCCTAGTCCCTCCTCGAA CCATCCAACACAAATACACAAACTGGAAAGCTTTTCTAGTGAAACGACTTACTGGTGCCAAAACACTTCCTCCTGACTTTTCTCAGAAG GTGTCTGAGAGTATGCAGTATCCATTCAAAACTTCCATGAGAGTAGAAGTTGTTGACAAAACGCACCTTTGTCGAACAAGGGTAGCGGTTGTAGAAAGTGTCATTGGGGGACGGTTAAGACTGGTGTATGAAGAAAGCGAAGACAAAACTGATGACTTCTGGTGCCATATGTACAGTCCACTCATTCATCATATTGGTTGGTCTCGAAGTATAGGACACAGATTCAAAAGATCTG ATATTACAAAGAAACAGGACGGGCATTTTGATGCACCACCACACTTATTTATGAAG GTAAAAGAGGTTGATGCAGCTGGAGAATGGTTTAAAGAAGGCATGAAATTGGAAGCTATAGACCCCTTAAACCTTTCGGCAATATGTGTGGCAACTATTAGAAAg gTGTTAGCAGATGGCTATCTTATGATTGGGATTGATGGCTCAGAAGCAGCAGATGGGTCTGATTGGTTTTGTTACCATGCCACTTCCCCTTCTATTTTCCCTGTTGGTTTCTGTGAAATTAACATGATTGAACTAACTCCACCCAGAG GTTATACAAAACTCCCTTTTAAATGGTTTGACTACCTCAGGGAAACTGACTCAATAGCAGCACCTGTAAAGCTCTTCAACAAg gAAGTTCCAAACCATGGGTTTCATGTTGGAATGAAACTGGAGGCTGTTGATCTGATGGAACCTCGGCTGGTATGTGTGGCCACAGTAACTCGCATTATCCATCGTCTTTTGAGGATACACTTTGATGGGTGGGAAGATGAATATGATCAGTGGGTGGATTGCGAGTCCCCAGACCTCTATCCGGTGGGATGGTGTCAGCTAACTGGATATCAACTACAGCCTCCAGCGCCACAAT CATCAAGAGATAGCCAGTCAAGTTCatcaaagcaaaagaagaaagctaaATCACAGCAGTACAAAGGACATAAGAAAA tgacTTCATTGCAGCTGAAGGAGGAGTTATTAGATGGAGAAGAGTATAGCTTCCTCCAAGGAGCATCTGATCAGGAAAGCAACGGATCTGCCAGTTACTACATCAAACAAGAACCATGA